One Leptidea sinapis chromosome 32, ilLepSina1.1, whole genome shotgun sequence genomic region harbors:
- the LOC126974450 gene encoding methionine synthase reductase-like isoform X2: MNYSLSIENGKKGKIPQHIPASSTIQHVLKHCVDLRGLFKKMFLLHLSRFTEQELERRILEYLCSKEGSNDYTIYILEKRLSLCDIFHLFPSCKPPVQILFEHLPRLLPRPYSIANSPQVNPNIVRICFSVMETGVERKGLTTGWLEDIISNDMNITMKTLSLDDTPNESPRVPIYLRKNVNNFVLPDHDKPIILIGPGTGVSPFIGFLQERESFKNEQILGSAWLFFGCRNAELDYIYKEELERFLQNGVLSKLCTAFSRSNNCEFKYVQDAIYAHGEEVVKLLRVGAYVYLAGDVKNIATQVKDVLIQCIAKHNNCSKDEAKEYLTNLEKNKRYLVDIWN, from the exons atgaattattcaTTGAGCATAGAGAATGGGAAAAAAGGTAAAATACCACAACATATTCCTGCAAGTTCAACAATTCAACATGTTCTTAAACATTGTGTGGACTTGAGAGGACTATTTAAAAAG ATGTTTCTACTTCATTTATCAAGATTCACTGAACAAGAATTAGAGAGAAGAATTTTGGAATATCTTTGTAGTAAGGAAGGATCTAATGATTATACCATATATATCCTAGAAAAGAGATTAAGCTTATGTGACATTTTTCATTTGTTTCCATCTTGTAAGCCGCCtgtacaaatattatttgaacaTCTACCTAGATTATTACCAAGACCATATTCAATTGCAAATAGTCCACAAGTAAATCCAAATATTGTTAGGATATGTTTCTCTGTAATGGAAACTGGTGTTGAGAGAAAGGGGCTAACAACAGGTTGGTTAGAAGATATTATTTCAAATGATATGAACATTACAATGAAAACTTTGAGTCTTGATGACACACCAAATGAATCACCAAGAGTACCAATTTATTTGAGGAAGAATGTCAACAACTTTGTGTTGCCAGATCATGACAAACCCATAATTCTAATTGGTCCAGGGACTGGCGTTTCTCCATTTATTGGTTTTCTTCAAGAAAGGGAGTCTTTTAAAAATGAACAGATACTAGGGAGTGCTTGGCTGTTTTTTGGATGTCGGAACGCTGAATTGGATTATATTTACAAAGAAGAACTAGAGAGATTCTTACAAAATGGAGTATTAAGTAAACTTTGTACAGCATTTTCAAGATCTAACAATTGTGAATTTAAATATGTACAG GATGCTATATATGCTCATGGCGAAGAAGTCGTTAAACTTTTGAGAGTTGGCGCCTATGTATACCTCGCTGGtgatgtaaaaaatatagcaACACAAGTAAAAGATGTTCTTATACAATGTATTgccaaacacaataattgtTCAAAGGATGAAGCAAAAGAATATTTGActaatttggaaaaaaataagaGGTATCTCGTTGATATATGGAATTGA
- the LOC126974446 gene encoding serine/threonine-protein kinase PAK 2 — translation MTGRSGRGVFGKLFSKKLTNRDDRVTEIGMPTNVKQHIHVSMNSETGMLEGLPASWIRQLNAQISPAEQNENPNAAIQAVAFHNFHVLKKEQAEKEPCKPIVTEEAITKEGIEMKKFLAKKNAHQSQDSNISIGQSSEEDVGSSTDTLSQRQTMPVAPTKNSIKKKDPMMGLTAVVQDLSLIGNEPEESPILRKKELANSLMSDDEIYDELRRICNRDDPYVRFERIKQLGAGASGVVFIAIDRKDNSRVAIKDIDLTKQSKKDLILNEINVLKGFNHKNLVNFLDAFLSCDNLWVAMELLDGGSLTDVVTEVVMKEGQIAAVCRETLQAIAFLHSKGTIHRDIKSDNVLLGMDGTVKVTDFGFCANIVGDEKRQTMVGTPYWMAPEVVKRKQYGKKVDVWSLGIMAIEMIEGEPPYMKETPLRALYFIAAVGRPKIPRWEKLSPAFQDFLDKCLQVDADDRATAEELLCHPFLECAMELRTLTPLIKAAQKILHKNFD, via the exons ATGACGGGTCGCTCAGGTCGTGGAGTATTTGGTAAACTCTTCTCAAAAAAGCTAACTAACAGGGATGACAGAGTCACAGAGATTGGAATGCCGACGAACGTCAAGCAACATATACATGTTAGCATGAATTCCGAAACTGGAATGTTAGAGGGATTACCCGCATCATGGATAAGACAATTAAACGCACAAATTTCGCCTGCTGAACAAAACGAAAATCCAAACGCAGCAATCCAAGCTGTGGCCTTCCACAAttttcatgttttaaaaaaggAACAGGCAGAAAAAGAACCATGCAAGCCTATAGTAACAGAAGAGGCTATAACCAAGGAAGGAATAGAGATGAAAAAGTTTTTAGCAAAGAAGAATGCTCATCAAAGCCaagattcaaatatttctattggTCAAAGTAGTGAAGAGGATGTCGGAAGCAGTACAGATACATTATCACAAAGGCAAACAATGCCTGTAGCACCAACCAAAAATAGTATTAAGAAGAAAGACCCAATGATGGGCTTAACAGCTGTCGTACAAGATCTATCATTAATTGGCAATGAACCTGAGGAGAGTCCTATACTGAGGAAAAAAGAGTTAGCAAATTCTCTTATGTCAGATGACGAAATATATGATGAACTGAGAAGGATTTGCAATAGAGATGACCCGTATGTGAGATTTGAGCGAATTAAACAACTTGGTGCTGGGGCTTCAG GCGTCGTCTTCATTGCAATTGATAGAAAGGACAATTCACGTGTTGCCATTAAGGATATTGACTTAACTAAACAAAGTAAAAAGGATCTCATTCTAAACGAAATTAATGTCTTAAAAGGTTttaatcacaaaaatttggtCAACTTCCTTGACGCGTTTCTCAGCTGCGATAATCTGTGGGTGGCTATGGAATTACTCGATGGTGGTTCACTCACAGACGTGGTAACGGAAGTTGTAATGAAGGAAGGTCAAATTGCAGCGGTCTGTCGTGAAACATTACAAGCAATTGCGTTTTTACATTCGAAAGGTACAATTCATAGGGATATAAAATCGGATAATGTACTCCTTGGAATGGATGGTACTGTGAAAGTCACAGATTTCGGTTTCTGTGCCAATATAGTTGGTGATGAAAAGAggcaaaccatggttgggactcCTTACTGGATGGCCCCAGAGGTTGTTAAAAGAAAACAGTATGGCAAGAAAGTTGATGTTTGGTCGCTCGGCATAATGGCTATAGAAATGATAGAAGGAGAACCGCCTTATATGAAAGAAACGCCCCTTAGAGCACTTTATTTCATAGCAGCAGTGGGAAGACCAAAGATACCGAGATGGGAGAAACTATCTCCTGCCTTCCAAGACTTTTTGGACAAATGTCTACAAGTTGATGCCGATGACAGAGCAACAGCCGAAGAACTTTTATGCCACCCATTCCTTGAGTGTGCCATGGAATTGAGAACTCTAACGCCCCTTATAAAGGCTGCGCAAAAGATTCTACACAAGAACTTCGACTGA